A stretch of Arcobacter arenosus DNA encodes these proteins:
- the leuS gene encoding leucine--tRNA ligase, with amino-acid sequence MEYNPKDIENKWQSYWNENNSFEPDDSYKKEKKYILSMFPYPSGRIHMGHVRNYCLGDAFARYFRKANYNVLHPIGWDSFGMPAENAAIKHKLHPKKWTYENIDYMRDELKALGLSFSSTREFATSDELYTKWEQEFIIKMYEKDLLYRKSTTVNWCEPCHTVLANEQVEEGCCWRCDTPVEQKEMPGYYVAITKYAQELLDDLKSLEGEWPSQVLTMQENWIGRSEGLEFTFDLSKDSRYKLNKNFTSYNVFTTRPDTIYGVSYSALAPEHPIVKYIVENKLLSEEKINKIKAMQKVSERDRATMPKQGVSLEIDVIHPLTAEKIPVWVANFVLASYGGGAVMAVPAHDQRDFEFAREYDLPIKQVIVGPDGLIERMTEAYTGEGELINSESFTGLKNTKAKKAIIYHFEQNSNGVKQINFKLRDWGVSRQRYWGAPIPFVHCDDCGLVPEKIKNLPIALPEDVEITGEGNPLDTHPTWKHCKCPNCGKDAIRETDTLDTFVQSSWYFLRYATNPKKWNKEGISQADSDYWMDVDQYIGGIEHAILHLLYARFFTKVLNDLEYTNSREPFKRLLTQGMVLKDGAKMSKSKGNVVDPDLIVEKYGADTARLFILFAAPPTKELEWNDSAVDGAFRFIRKFAERSSHVSEDAAKNFSNIDHSTLNKEEKEARKKVYEALEKSNDVFAKTYAFNTLIAASMEAMNALQAQDNELVWAEGYYILTNILEPIIPHLSWELADKLFARKNFDDKLEVKEEVFTLDSIILAVTINGKKRCEIEVSPSATKDEILASAKDNSSKWIEGKEIIKEIVVPNKLVNLVIKG; translated from the coding sequence AAATTATAATGTTTTACACCCAATTGGTTGGGATAGTTTTGGTATGCCAGCAGAAAATGCAGCAATTAAACATAAACTTCATCCAAAAAAATGGACTTATGAAAATATAGATTATATGAGAGATGAGTTAAAGGCTTTAGGTCTTTCATTTTCAAGTACTAGAGAATTTGCAACTTCTGACGAACTTTATACAAAGTGGGAACAAGAATTCATTATTAAAATGTATGAAAAAGATCTTTTATACAGAAAATCTACAACTGTAAATTGGTGCGAACCATGTCATACTGTTTTAGCAAATGAACAAGTTGAAGAGGGTTGTTGTTGGAGATGTGACACACCTGTTGAGCAAAAAGAGATGCCAGGATATTATGTTGCAATTACAAAATATGCCCAAGAATTATTAGATGATTTAAAATCTTTAGAGGGAGAATGGCCTTCTCAAGTTTTAACTATGCAAGAAAACTGGATTGGAAGAAGTGAAGGTTTAGAATTTACTTTTGATTTATCAAAAGATTCAAGATATAAATTAAATAAAAACTTTACTTCATATAATGTATTTACAACAAGACCAGATACAATTTATGGTGTTTCATATTCGGCTTTAGCTCCAGAACACCCAATTGTAAAATATATAGTTGAAAATAAACTTTTATCTGAAGAAAAAATAAATAAAATCAAAGCTATGCAAAAGGTAAGTGAACGGGATAGAGCTACTATGCCTAAGCAAGGGGTTTCATTAGAGATTGATGTTATCCATCCTTTAACCGCTGAAAAAATCCCTGTATGGGTTGCAAACTTTGTATTAGCATCATATGGTGGTGGAGCTGTTATGGCAGTTCCAGCTCATGACCAAAGAGACTTTGAATTTGCTAGAGAATATGATTTACCAATAAAACAAGTTATTGTTGGACCAGATGGATTAATTGAAAGAATGACAGAAGCTTACACAGGTGAGGGTGAATTAATCAACTCTGAAAGCTTTACAGGTCTTAAAAATACAAAAGCAAAAAAAGCTATTATTTACCACTTTGAACAAAACTCTAATGGGGTAAAACAAATCAATTTTAAATTAAGAGATTGGGGTGTTTCAAGACAAAGATACTGGGGAGCTCCAATCCCTTTTGTTCATTGTGATGATTGTGGTTTAGTTCCAGAAAAAATCAAGAATTTACCAATTGCACTTCCAGAAGATGTGGAGATTACAGGTGAAGGAAATCCCCTTGATACACATCCTACTTGGAAACATTGTAAATGTCCAAATTGTGGTAAAGATGCAATAAGAGAAACTGATACACTAGATACTTTTGTTCAATCATCTTGGTATTTTTTAAGATATGCAACAAATCCAAAAAAATGGAATAAAGAGGGAATTAGTCAAGCTGATTCTGATTATTGGATGGATGTTGACCAATATATTGGTGGGATTGAACATGCAATTTTACACCTTTTATATGCTAGATTTTTCACAAAAGTATTAAATGATTTAGAGTATACAAATTCAAGGGAGCCATTTAAAAGATTACTTACTCAAGGTATGGTTTTAAAAGATGGTGCAAAAATGTCTAAATCAAAAGGTAATGTTGTAGACCCTGATTTAATTGTTGAAAAATATGGGGCAGATACAGCAAGATTATTTATTCTTTTTGCTGCACCACCAACAAAAGAGTTAGAATGGAATGATTCTGCTGTTGATGGAGCATTTAGATTTATTAGAAAATTTGCAGAAAGAAGTTCTCATGTAAGTGAAGATGCTGCTAAAAACTTCTCAAATATTGACCATTCAACTTTAAATAAAGAAGAGAAAGAAGCTAGAAAGAAAGTTTATGAAGCCTTAGAAAAATCAAATGATGTATTTGCAAAAACTTATGCTTTTAATACTTTAATTGCTGCATCAATGGAAGCTATGAATGCTCTTCAAGCTCAAGATAATGAACTTGTATGGGCAGAGGGTTATTATATTTTAACAAATATTTTAGAACCTATTATTCCTCACCTTTCTTGGGAATTAGCAGATAAACTTTTTGCTAGAAAGAATTTTGATGATAAACTTGAAGTAAAAGAAGAAGTATTTACTTTAGACTCAATTATCCTTGCTGTAACAATCAATGGTAAAAAAAGATGTGAAATAGAAGTTAGTCCAAGTGCTACAAAAGATGAAATTTTAGCAAGTGCAAAAGATAATTCATCAAAATGGATAGAGGGTAAAGAGATAATAAAAGAGATTGTTGTTCCAAATAAATTAGTTAACCTTGTTATAAAAGGATAG